One window from the genome of Corallococcus exiguus encodes:
- a CDS encoding ABC transporter ATP-binding protein — MALLSIRNVFKSYFLHGKRIDVLRDVSLDINAGELISMIGASGAGKSTFLHVLGTLDAPAAGEVLFDGKSVFSMNDAEIAEFRNRTIGFVFQSHYLLPEFTALENVAMPALIQRKDRTPSYAYARELLERVGLGSRVDHRPGELSGGEAQRVALARALVLKPAVLLADEPTGNLDPTTGEGIHQLLRDVNRDLGITAVVVTHNETLARSMPRRLRLAGGQVSEA, encoded by the coding sequence ATCCGCAACGTCTTCAAGAGCTACTTCCTGCACGGCAAGCGCATTGACGTGCTGCGCGACGTGTCCCTGGACATCAACGCCGGCGAGCTCATCTCCATGATTGGCGCGTCCGGCGCGGGAAAGAGCACCTTCCTGCACGTGCTGGGCACGCTGGACGCCCCCGCCGCCGGTGAAGTCCTCTTCGACGGCAAGTCCGTCTTCTCCATGAACGACGCGGAGATCGCCGAGTTCCGCAACCGCACCATTGGCTTCGTCTTCCAGAGCCACTACCTGTTGCCGGAGTTCACCGCGCTGGAGAACGTGGCCATGCCCGCGCTCATCCAGCGCAAGGACCGCACCCCTTCGTACGCCTACGCCCGTGAGCTCCTGGAGCGCGTGGGCCTGGGCAGTCGCGTGGACCACCGCCCCGGTGAGCTGTCCGGCGGCGAGGCCCAGCGCGTGGCCCTGGCGCGCGCGCTGGTGCTCAAGCCCGCGGTGCTGCTCGCGGACGAACCCACGGGTAACCTGGATCCCACGACAGGCGAGGGCATTCACCAGCTGCTCCGGGACGTCAACCGGGACCTGGGAATCACCGCCGTCGTCGTCACGCACAACGAGACGCTTGCTCGCTCCATGCCCCGCCGTCTGAGACTGGCCGGCGGGCAGGTGTCGGAGGCCTGA